From a single Planctellipticum variicoloris genomic region:
- a CDS encoding TadE/TadG family type IV pilus assembly protein — translation MRVAFRHLRRLRNRRPGQSSRRGAIYLEFLLVFPILFIATLALFEFLFVALIMQAVTATTLEAAREAAKVGATPSEVEQVVAGYLGIHNLAAGGTLDSTSNGLVHVFVERPVSGDYNLGNTAIPCFPQGGVLPPSQTRVTVSVRLTDAQGKRPVPNMLRSFGFDLGSSRFELSSKETLE, via the coding sequence ATGCGTGTTGCCTTTCGACACCTCCGACGTCTGCGAAATCGCCGCCCGGGCCAGAGTTCTCGGCGAGGTGCGATCTATCTGGAATTCCTGCTGGTCTTTCCGATTCTGTTCATCGCAACGCTGGCGCTGTTCGAGTTCCTGTTCGTGGCGCTGATCATGCAGGCTGTGACAGCGACGACGCTGGAGGCCGCGCGGGAAGCGGCCAAAGTGGGAGCGACCCCTTCGGAAGTGGAACAAGTAGTCGCCGGGTATCTGGGAATCCACAATCTGGCCGCGGGCGGAACGCTCGATTCGACCTCCAACGGTCTCGTTCACGTCTTCGTCGAACGCCCCGTCTCCGGGGACTACAACCTCGGCAACACGGCGATTCCGTGCTTTCCCCAAGGAGGCGTCTTGCCGCCCAGCCAGACCCGGGTGACGGTCAGCGTCCGCCTGACCGATGCCCAGGGAAAACGCCCGGTCCCCAACATGTTGCGATCGTTCGGATTCGACCTCGGTTCCAGCCGTTTTGAGCTGAGCTCGAAAGAGACGCTGGAATAA